Within the Nocardioides humi genome, the region AAGAGCAACTGGGCCAACACGCTGACCGACGGGCCCTTCGAGGCCTACGAGGTCACCTGTGGGCTGACCTTCACCTTCGGCGGCGTGCGGGTCGACCCGGAGGCCCAGGTGCTCGACGACGACGCGGCGCCCATTCCCGGGCTGTACGCCTGCGGCGAGATGGCCGCCGGGATCTTCTACTTCAACTATCCCGGGGGTCCGGCCTGACGAACGGGTCGGTCTTCGGGCGGATCGCCGGGCGCAACGCGGCCACGGCCTGAGCGGAGGAGGACCACATGACGGACAACACCGGCGCGCCGGAGCGTTCGCTGGGCGACTACCTGCGACGGATCAGCGGGCGCCCCGAGGAGTACCGGACCGTGAGCCGCCAGGTGAACCCGGTCGACTTCGAGGTGACCGCGCTCCTGGAGAAGCTGGATCGCCAGAACCGATACGAGGCCGTCCACTTCCGCGACGCCCTCGACGTCACCGGCAAGCCCTCGCAGTTCGAGCTGGTCAGCAACCTCTTCTCGACCCGGCCGCGGATCGCCGAGATGCTGCACCTGTCCACCGAGGACGTCGGGCCCGAGCTCGGCCTGCAGTACGGCGAGCTGGTCAACGGCCGCGTCGCTCCGGAGGTGATCGGCAACGACGTCGCGCCCGTGCAGGAGAACGTGCTGCGCGGTGACGAGGCGACGATGAACATCCTGCCCACCGTGCGTCACTCGGAGATGGACCTCGGTCCGGTGCTCACCATGGCGCACGTGATGAAGGGACCGGAGGAGGACTTCTACAACGTCACCTTCGCCAAGACCTTCCCCGACGAGGCGGGCCGCCGGGGCGGCATCACGATCCACACGCCCGACCTGTCCCGCCTGCTGCGCGAGTGGGAGGCCCGCGGTCGCCGGTTCCCGGTCGTCAACGTCCTCGGTCATCACCCGGGCTTCTGGCTGGGGTCGCTGGCGGTCACGCCGTACGGCACGAACGAGTACGAGACGATCGGCGGCTTCCTCGGGCACCCGCTGCGGCTGACGCCGTCGGTGACCTGGGGCGAGGAGTTCCTGGTCCCCGCCGACGCGGAGATCATCATCGAGGGCGAGATCGTGCCCGGCGAGCGCACCGTGGTGAATCCGTTCGGGGAGATCAGCCGCCAGTACCAGGCCCAGGAGTTCGCGCCCGTCATGGAGGTCACTGCGATCACCTACCGCAGCGGCGCGATCCTGCAGGACGTCTTCAGCGGGCACCGGGAGCACATGCTGCTGGGCAGCATCCCGCGCGAGGGCAGCCTCCAACGGCACCTCCAGGCAACGACGGGCGCGGTCAAGGCCGTGCACCTGCCG harbors:
- a CDS encoding UbiD family decarboxylase; its protein translation is MTDNTGAPERSLGDYLRRISGRPEEYRTVSRQVNPVDFEVTALLEKLDRQNRYEAVHFRDALDVTGKPSQFELVSNLFSTRPRIAEMLHLSTEDVGPELGLQYGELVNGRVAPEVIGNDVAPVQENVLRGDEATMNILPTVRHSEMDLGPVLTMAHVMKGPEEDFYNVTFAKTFPDEAGRRGGITIHTPDLSRLLREWEARGRRFPVVNVLGHHPGFWLGSLAVTPYGTNEYETIGGFLGHPLRLTPSVTWGEEFLVPADAEIIIEGEIVPGERTVVNPFGEISRQYQAQEFAPVMEVTAITYRSGAILQDVFSGHREHMLLGSIPREGSLQRHLQATTGAVKAVHLPYSGAGRFVCYISMRKAYEGQPKEVAIAALARVPALQTVIVVDEDIDAFNEEDVMWATHVYADPDSDVDVLHNLKQPTDYRALGGSRILIDATRPTDRAFPTKLRVPPAAVDAVRLDEWLDPTDQGA